A genomic window from Glycine soja cultivar W05 chromosome 10, ASM419377v2, whole genome shotgun sequence includes:
- the LOC114370848 gene encoding EPIDERMAL PATTERNING FACTOR-like protein 5 encodes MGVMRRRRHHHHFRWLQTFTTFSLLFFSSTSAITNLAPHPSGGAVKQLNQEEKQNGSPVDRVVAEEKRFGGPGSSPPSCRSKCGWCSPCFPVHVPVQPGLIIRLEYYPEAWRCKCGNKLFMP; translated from the exons ATGGGCGTAATGCGCCGCCGCAGACATCACCATCACTTCCGTTGGTTACAAACCTTCACCaccttctctcttctcttcttctcttccacTTCAGCCATTACCAATCTCGCCCCACATCCCA GTGGTGGGGCAGTGAAGCAGCTTAACCAGGAAGAGAAGCAAAATGGGTCGCCGGTGGATAGGGTGGTGGCGGAGGAGAAGAGGTTCGGCGGGCCAGGGTCGTCGCCGCCGTCGTGCAGATCCAAGTGCGGTTGGTGCAGTCCTTGCTTTCCGGTTCACGTTCCGGTCCAACCGGGTTTGATCATTCGCCTCGAGTACTACCCCGAAGCGTGGCGTTGCAAGTGCGGGAACAAGCTTTTCATGCCGtga